The Dioscorea cayenensis subsp. rotundata cultivar TDr96_F1 chromosome 19, TDr96_F1_v2_PseudoChromosome.rev07_lg8_w22 25.fasta, whole genome shotgun sequence genome includes a window with the following:
- the LOC120249511 gene encoding pentatricopeptide repeat-containing protein At1g55890, mitochondrial-like, with protein MRLLARLRRHHLSLPFSSSPNLNLNPKPNPKPPSESIRAIIKALNDESDLDKLVTSFKSAAAIPRFRAIHNVYEITVRRLAIAGRLASIEDILESQKTYSDISREGFGIRLISLYARAGMLSHAATTFDQLPSLGCPRTVASFNALLTACTHVKDIDRLAEVFRDVPASDPSIVPNAISYNILILALCEKGDPHAALDALKLMEKNEMEPNLITFNTLLNGFYSKSFFLDGEKVWEKMKDKNIDPDIRSYNAKLRGLVLQGRTMEAVELIGKLNDLGSKPDIFSFNAVIKGYLKDGKLEEAKKVYSELMKNDCAPNRWTFEMLIPELYEAGELDMALKLSYESLSRRCFVEVGVLQKVVDGLAKASRVGEAKKLVERGKFKSFARKGLKLPLSSLVG; from the coding sequence ATGCGTCTCCTTGCTCGTCTCCGCCGCCACCATCTCTCACTCCCGTTCTCCTCCTCCCCAAACCTTAACCTTAACCCTAAACCTAACCCTAAACCACCATCCGAGAGTATCCGGGCGATCATCAAAGCCCTCAACGACGAGAGCGACCTCGACAAGCTCGTCACCTCCTTCAAGAGTGCTGCCGCCATCCCGCGCTTTCGTGCCATCCACAATGTCTACGAGATCACTGTCCGACGCCTTGCCATCGCCGGCCGCCTCGCCTCCATCGAGGACATCCTCGAGTCGCAGAAGACCTACTCCGACATCAGCCGCGAGGGCTTTGGCATCCGCCTCATCTCCCTCTACGCGCGTGCCGGCATGCTTTCCCACGCCGCAACTACCTTTGATCAGCTCCCGTCTCTCGGTTGCCCGCGCACCGTCGCCTCCTTCAATGCCCTTCTCACCGCCTGCACCCACGTCAAGGACATCGATCGCTTGGCCGAGGTCTTCCGTGACGTCCCGGCATCAGACCCTTCCATCGTCCCCAATGCCATCtcttataatattttgattctGGCTTTATGCGAGAAGGGTGATCCTCATGCTGCTCTTGATGCTCTGAAGCTGATGGAAAAGAACGAAATGGAACCCAATTTGATCACTTTTAACACTCTTCTCAATGGGTTTTACAGCAAGAGTTTCTTTCTTGATGGCGAGaaggtttgggagaagatgaaggatAAGAACATAGACCCTGATATAAGGAGCTACAACGCCAAGCTTAGAGGGCTGGTTCTGCAGGGAAGGACAATGGAGGCTGTGGAGCTTATTGGGAAGCTGAATGACCTTGGATCAAAGCCTGACATATTCTCTTTCAATGCGGTAATCAAAGGGTATCTTAAAGATGGGAAATTGGAGGAGGCTAAGAAGGTTTATTCAGAATTGATGAAGAATGATTGTGCTCCGAATCGATGGACTTTTGAGATGTTGATCCCTGAGCTCTATGAGGCTGGAGAACTTGATATGGCTCTTAAATTATCCTATGAAAGCCTTAGTCGTCGGTGTTTTGTTGAAGTTGGGGTGTTGCAGAAAGTAGTAGATGGGTTGGCTAAGGCATCGAGGGTAGGCGAGGCTAAGAAGCTTGTCGAGCGTGGCAAGTTCAAAAGTTTTGCTAGGAAGGGCTTGAAGTTGCCATTGTCATCGTTAGTTGG